The genomic DNA ATGTGCGTGGAGGGTGTCCGTCAGGAAGTCCAGCACGCCTCGCCGTTGCAACTTGAGGGTGGTAACGGTCGTGAGGATTCGTTCCACGAAGAGGCTGCCTTCGGGGCCTTGCGTGCCAAAGGATGTCTTCCTGTACATGACCGCGTGACGCAGGCACCTCTCGGCGAAGTTGTTTGTCGGCTCCACCTCCGGTATGTCGACAAATGTCCACAGGCACTTCTCCCACCGGAGGATTTCCCGTGCCATGCCGGCTGTTTTCTTCTGCGCGCACACCGCGGCCCGGCGCAGCAGTCGGCCCACTTCGCGCTCCACCTCGGGCATCCTCTTCTCGAAGTCCTCCCGTGCCAGCGTGCCATCGCGCACCCAGTGGTACCAGGTGAAGAAGCGCTCGACTTGCCGCATCAACGCCTCGCCAAGCGGCCCTCCCTCGCCGCCCCGCTCGATGAAGCCCTGGAAGTCGCGCAGCAGGTGGGCCCAGCACAACTGCCTCAGGCCCGGGTCATACCATGCGTACGCGCTCCACCTGTCACTGCCCAGGATGCCCGCGAAGTCTTCTCCCAGCAGCGCACGCGCTACCTTGGCCCCGCGACTCCGAGCGATGTGAAAGACAGCCACCAACGCCGTGGCCACCAGCCACAGCCAGGCACGTTGGCCTCGGCCTTCCCGCCGCCCCTCCACCCACCCCGTCTCGTCCGCGTGCACCCTGTCGGCGGCCTTCACGTACTCGCCAGCCTCGCGCACCGCCGGGGCGAGCGCCTCGGCCATTTGCCCTTCCAGATTCACCACACTGCCCACTGACAGCCGCACCCCCACCATGTCCGACAGCGCGTCCTTCACCAGTCGTTTGGACAGCCGGTACTTGCCCACCAGCAGACTGGCGAGCGCGCCCAACCTATCTCCGAAGGCACTGCTGGCGTACCCGGGCACTTCCTCTCGTGTCACCGTGCCGCACGCGCCGCATTCCAGCGCATGGCTGCGATACTCCGTGACAACGGCCGACAGCGGCGGCACCTCCACCACCTGATGGCGGCGCGGCTCCACGTCTCTTCCCTCCAGCCGACGCCCACAGTCCTTGCACTCCTTGGGCACCAACTCGACGACGTGCCGCACCTCTTCGGGCGGCAGCAGCTCGCGCTCATGCTTCTTGTGTCCGGGCTGGCCCCCAGGACTTCGGCCCGTTGGCTTCTTCGGCTGGCGCCGGGCTCCAGGGCCGTCCGAGGAAGGCGGCTTGGAGGAGTTACTCGAGTTCTGGCTCAGGCGCGCCTCCAACTCCGCCACACGCGCAGTGAGTGCTTCCACCTTCGCCATCAACTCCGCTATCCGCGCGTCTCGCGCGGCCACCATCGCTTCCAGTTCCGCAATCCGCGCGGCTCGGGAATCCACTTCCGCCATGTCTCTGCTACACCACGTCTCCCGTCCCCTCGTCCAGCACTACTTCTCCCGTTACCTCCTTCCTGCCTCCTCCTCAACCGAGCCGGGGCGGTGAACGGTTACCGCGACTTTTGATGCGCATGGTTTCATTCCTGGGACCTTCAAGTCCTCGAGATGCGGCGAGGACGGATTATTCACGGAAGGTCCGACATGAATGGTCTCGCGGAGCAGGGGAGGGCTCCTGTTCCTGGGGTCTTGGAAATGGAGCACACCAAGTGCGGGAGAGTCACAAAACCGTGGTTCTCCTACACTGCGAAGCGGTTGCACGAAACGACCTTTGGACAGGTCGGTCAGCGCGCGGCGCATCCCCTCGAGCAGCTTGCCCAGGGGCAGCAGCCGACGTACCGAAGCATCGTCCAGGAACAGGCTTCACCTGGGGCGATCTCTGACGCGACGCTTCGCTACTTGCGCAGCAACCCGACGAAGAGCACCAGCGTTGGCGGCAACAAGAGCCAGCCCAGGAAGCGTGCCAGGAGATGAACGGCTCCCGTCGGGAAGATGAGGGCCAGGGCGAAGCAGCCCGCGCCCACGAAGGCCGCGACGTTCAAGGCGATGAGGAACAAGCCGTGAACGCCTCTCTCCATGCCTTTGCCGGCGGCATCGCCTCCGGAGCGCGATGCGTAGGCATTCCAGCCCATCCCCGTGCTGATCCAACACAGAACGACGAGCGCGACGGAGGCCCAGAGGCCTACCTTGTTGAGTAGGTCGTTCATGCGATGACGCTTCTCTTGGTCACGCGCGAGCGGGACGCGGGCCACACCGCGAGCGGAGGGCCTCACGCTCGGCCATGGAAAGCACCGTGACCGGGTATCGCGGATGGCCGCTCGCGCGGTCGAAGAACGGATGAGGCCACGTCTTGCCGCGAAGCTTCCAGCCCAACACCTTGCGGAGCGTACGCGCGAACAGACGCAGGTTGGGCTTCACCGACCCGGGCGGCGGAACGCCGATCGCGAACTTGCCGAGGATTCCACCGCGCGGCGCGCCGAAGACCTCGTCACACGGGCGCGCGTTCGGCGCCTGCTGGAACAGCTCGGTGACGATCCCGACGAACGGGAGCTGCGGCGACACCATGTTGCCGAGCGGCGTCTTGCAGCAGCTCGCGTACCAGCGATAGAGGCCCTCGGGCGTGAGGCGCGCGGCGGTGATCAGGTCGAGGCCCCGATCGAACGAGAGCGTCGAGGGCGCGACCTGCACGATGTCCGAACCGCCGTGCTCGTCGAGGAGTTCGGCGCGGCCCAGGTGGTGCAGGAACGCCTGGCAGTCGTCACAGTAACAGACGATGCGGTTCACCGTGTCTGGTGCCGCATCGCGCAGCCATCCGTGAATCTTTCCGCAACGGCACTGGAGTTCGACATCTCGGGACATGGGAGCCCTGCATACCACGGCCTGTTCCAGGGTAACGCCCGGGCGCTGCGTGGGTCATCTTGTCGAAGCGCGCCTGTCAGGCCCGCGGAGCGGGCTCAGTTGTGGACCTCACCCGGGTTTCAAGCCGGAGGTCAGGGCATGAGGCTGAACACGGACAGGTCGCTCGTGTACCCGGTGGAAGTCGCCTGGATGTTCTCGTTCCCCGTCACGCTGGCCGCCCCTCGCGGGCTCAAGGCCACGTCCCATCCGGATGAGTGCCACTGGCCGATGCCTCGCACCCGGACGGGCGTCCCGTTGCCCTGGTAGAGAGCCAGCACTCCATCCTTGCCCGCCACATCCACGGACTGGGGGAACTGCAGAGTCCTCGAACACGAGGACGCGAGCACCGCCACCTGTCCCTCGCTGGCGCTCACTGCCTTGGCCCAGCACCCCAGGCGCCGGAACCACTGCTCGCCGCCCGACTCCGAGTAAGCCACCACCAGCCCGTCACCGAAGATGCTGGTGGCGGGATAAGTCGTCCCCTGGAAGGTGAAGTTCAGGGAGTAGGCGCCCACCACCACGATGCGGCCCCCGTTCACCTCCGCCCCCCAGAAGTCGCCATATGCCTCCGGGTAGTCCCGGAACCAGCGGTGCGGACCATTGCTGGCGAACTTCGAGATATAGGGGCGAATCTGGGTCGACTCCGCGAAGACGTAGCGGCCCCCCACGACCACCACGCCGTTGTCGCTCGTGACGGTCATGTCCCGGACGTTCACCTGGTCACCTCGCCCACCGATGGCACGCGAGAAGACGTACTCGCCGAGCGCATCGAACTTGGCGATGAAGCCCTGCTCCCACGAGGTGACCTCCCAGAGCGGCCCTCCGCCGAGGTTGCAGCCATTGCCCACGGTGCCTCCAAACCAGACGGCGCCGTACGCATCCGTCGCCACCGAGTAGACCCTGGCGCTGTCGCACAGGGGCCGCTGCCAGAGCAGGCTGCCCGTGGAGGAGAACTTCGCCACGAAGGCCCGCTTTCCCAGAGGGCCACCGCCCAGATCAAGCTGGGGGACGGAGCTGCCCACGATGAACACGTTGCCCCAGAAGTCAGTGGCCACGTCGAGCTCGCCATCGCCGCCCTGCAGGGCAGCACTGAAGTCGCGCCGCCAGCGGGGGAGGCCCGTGGGGTCGAACGCGATGAGCGAGGACTTGGAGCCTCCACTCGTGGAGAAGGAGGCCAGGACATAGACATTGCCCAGGCGATCGGCGGCCACCACGGACGCGCGGCGATTGCCC from Melittangium boletus DSM 14713 includes the following:
- a CDS encoding DUF6151 family protein codes for the protein MSRDVELQCRCGKIHGWLRDAAPDTVNRIVCYCDDCQAFLHHLGRAELLDEHGGSDIVQVAPSTLSFDRGLDLITAARLTPEGLYRWYASCCKTPLGNMVSPQLPFVGIVTELFQQAPNARPCDEVFGAPRGGILGKFAIGVPPPGSVKPNLRLFARTLRKVLGWKLRGKTWPHPFFDRASGHPRYPVTVLSMAEREALRSRCGPRPARA
- the tnpC gene encoding IS66 family transposase; the encoded protein is MAEVDSRAARIAELEAMVAARDARIAELMAKVEALTARVAELEARLSQNSSNSSKPPSSDGPGARRQPKKPTGRSPGGQPGHKKHERELLPPEEVRHVVELVPKECKDCGRRLEGRDVEPRRHQVVEVPPLSAVVTEYRSHALECGACGTVTREEVPGYASSAFGDRLGALASLLVGKYRLSKRLVKDALSDMVGVRLSVGSVVNLEGQMAEALAPAVREAGEYVKAADRVHADETGWVEGRREGRGQRAWLWLVATALVAVFHIARSRGAKVARALLGEDFAGILGSDRWSAYAWYDPGLRQLCWAHLLRDFQGFIERGGEGGPLGEALMRQVERFFTWYHWVRDGTLAREDFEKRMPEVEREVGRLLRRAAVCAQKKTAGMAREILRWEKCLWTFVDIPEVEPTNNFAERCLRHAVMYRKTSFGTQGPEGSLFVERILTTVTTLKLQRRGVLDFLTDTLHAHRRGLSTPSLLPLHASVQLSASA